In one Zobellia galactanivorans genomic region, the following are encoded:
- a CDS encoding MGH1-like glycoside hydrolase domain-containing protein yields the protein MKKAFLLCMTIGMMAGCNQKKTPNNKAMVNTELADDFTNDEKLKELYAQLSESFVGQSKKVIQPGEGYLEYPYLIPSGFYKQMWDWDGFFMGNYFVSKGKPEYLKYWALNLIKGIDKEGYVSGCATTKGPRPIFGKFAMKPFLSQGVYLSSKGLKDFSWAQPYYGQLKKVLEYRERTQQDEKTGLFYWDIAMQSGADNNPAMNYFQEDKRSFLAPDASTLQYKEYLAQAGIAKALGKENDAKVYAEKAEALKKAINTYLWSKEDQMYYTIDRETGHFYKRVSYSSFVPLMAGIAPQEEGRAMIQNHLLDPKQMKAKYGFRSLSAEDPDYNNKNIIVPFSNWQGPVWPIANYIYSIGLKKYGFENEVAWLGEALGTLLLKDIEKHDTMHENYSAETGEPLAPSDDHVDENGNIVGFVSWNLCTENILDGVVNDNWMLLDID from the coding sequence ATGAAAAAAGCATTTCTACTTTGTATGACCATAGGGATGATGGCGGGCTGTAATCAAAAAAAAACGCCTAATAATAAAGCTATGGTAAATACGGAACTAGCAGATGATTTTACGAATGACGAAAAACTAAAGGAGCTATATGCGCAATTGAGCGAGAGTTTTGTTGGGCAGTCTAAGAAAGTCATCCAACCGGGCGAGGGCTATTTGGAATATCCATATCTCATCCCTTCCGGATTCTATAAACAAATGTGGGATTGGGACGGTTTTTTTATGGGTAACTATTTTGTCAGTAAGGGAAAACCAGAGTATTTAAAATATTGGGCGCTCAACCTTATCAAGGGAATCGATAAGGAAGGCTATGTTTCCGGTTGTGCGACCACCAAGGGTCCCCGGCCTATTTTTGGAAAATTTGCCATGAAGCCTTTTTTGTCGCAAGGCGTTTACTTATCGTCAAAAGGGTTAAAGGATTTTTCTTGGGCCCAACCTTATTACGGGCAGTTGAAAAAAGTATTGGAGTACCGTGAACGTACCCAACAAGATGAAAAAACAGGACTGTTTTATTGGGATATCGCCATGCAAAGTGGTGCGGACAATAATCCGGCCATGAATTATTTTCAAGAAGACAAGCGGTCTTTTTTGGCTCCCGATGCCAGTACCCTGCAATATAAGGAATACCTGGCACAGGCAGGCATTGCTAAAGCACTCGGCAAAGAAAATGACGCTAAGGTATACGCAGAAAAGGCCGAGGCCTTGAAGAAGGCTATCAATACCTATTTATGGTCGAAGGAAGATCAAATGTATTATACGATCGATCGTGAAACCGGACATTTTTATAAAAGGGTGAGTTATTCTTCCTTTGTGCCCCTTATGGCCGGTATAGCCCCACAAGAGGAGGGAAGGGCCATGATTCAAAACCACTTGTTGGATCCAAAGCAAATGAAGGCCAAGTACGGGTTTAGGTCACTTTCGGCAGAAGACCCCGATTACAATAACAAAAATATAATTGTACCATTTTCCAATTGGCAAGGGCCTGTTTGGCCGATTGCCAACTATATCTATTCGATCGGACTGAAGAAATACGGTTTTGAAAATGAAGTAGCCTGGTTGGGGGAAGCCTTGGGTACCTTGTTGTTGAAGGATATAGAAAAACACGATACAATGCACGAAAACTATAGTGCGGAAACCGGTGAGCCGTTGGCGCCCAGTGATGACCATGTAGATGAAAATGGAAATATAGTCGGCTTTGTAAGCTGGAACCTCTGTACCGAAAATATACTTGATGGCGTAGTCAATGACAATTGGATGTTACTTGATATCGATTAA